CGCTGCACCGCATCCAGGCGGAGCAGGCGCCCGACCTGGCCGTGCGCTGGAACTGCAAGGCGGGGAAGTGCGGCTCCTGCAGTGCGGAGGTGAACGGCCGCCCGCGCCTGACCTGCATGACGCGCATCGACCGCTACGCGCCGGACCAGCCCATCACGGTCACGCCCATGAAGGCGTTTCCGCTGGTGCGCGACCTGGTGACCGATGTCTCCTGGAACTTCCGGGTGAACGAGCGCATCCCGGCGTTCAAGCCGCGGGCGCCGGATTTTCCGGACGGCTCCTGGCGCATGTACCAGTACGAGGTCGAGCGGGCGCAGGAGTTCAAGAAGTGCATTGAATGCTTCCTGTGCCAGGACGTGTGCCACGTGCTGCGCGACCACGGGCAGCAC
This portion of the Gemmatimonadota bacterium genome encodes:
- a CDS encoding succinate dehydrogenase/fumarate reductase iron-sulfur subunit, coding for MPERVFRVFRGTAEAGQLQEYRVAVSEGMVVLDALHRIQAEQAPDLAVRWNCKAGKCGSCSAEVNGRPRLTCMTRIDRYAPDQPITVTPMKAFPLVRDLVTDVSWNFRVNERIPAFKPRAPDFPDGSWRMYQYEVERAQEFKKCIECFLCQDVCHVLRDHGQHESFIGPAFLTRAAAFETHPLDVEDRTRYLRQEGGIGFCNITKCCTEVCPESIRITDNAIIP